The following is a genomic window from Neodiprion virginianus isolate iyNeoVirg1 chromosome 1, iyNeoVirg1.1, whole genome shotgun sequence.
ataacaaaaaaaaaaacaaacgcgCTGCGAATTAAAACGACATCGCAACTTTACGTACACAGTAGTAAACGCTCTGAAGTGTGACGGTATATAGAGACACGGTGTGCGagagtatacatatatatatatatatataaaaacaacaacaacgacgacaAAGAAAATGGCGGCAACAACGATCAACAGCCACGTGTTCGAGTGCGATAACGAGCTGAACGACAATCTGTACAACATCAAGTTGTCGACCAGCAATAAGCAGACCTCAAGTGCTCGACGAGTAAAGAAGATCCTGAAGCCGCTTTTGAGACTGCTTAAGAAGTCCGGAGGCGGTAAGAAGAGCGCCAAATCGCTCAAGGGACAGCAGAGGGCTCAGCCTCAGGTGGAGGTCTTCACCGAGGAGGTCGACAACCAGAACAATGCCAACGAGGCACTGGAACAGCGGCTTCTAGCCGGCCTGGAAGAAGCCGAGGAGGGAGCAGCCATCACCGTTTGCCTCGATGGTCAGATGACCGTCGTTCCCGTGGTACCCGGACAGTGTTACGTTCCCGTTCACTTCGCCCACACCCACGCCGGCGACTTCTACTGGACGACGATCTCCCTCGCCGACAGTGACCTCTGCTACAAGGAACGAGCCTTCTCCCAGAACCAGCAGCCCGAGATGCAGGTCGCCTAAGTGCGATGGGTTCCATGGGTTTAAGCTCCGGTTCAAGTTCCAGTTTCGCGGAAAGCTAAAAAAGGAGACTCATCCTGGCCTCGACATTGATTAAAAACGAGGTGCAACCGGGATGCgggaagaaagaagagaggagagtaaaaacgagagagagagagagagagagagagagaaagacttTATTTAGACGtaagataattatttcaaactgtGATTAGTAGTTTAAACGATTATTGTTACGATTACTGTTCGTATTCGAGTTACTTGTTACTTGTATGTCTATCTGATATTTGCTCAATTGAAAGAGAGGAGAACCGTTTTGCGGGATTCGATTATTGGGCACGATCTCGTACAGCATGTTTTGCAAAACAACTGTCGAGGTTTGTGATATACAAATTCCTTCaaaatctgaatatttttttttttttttttttcatttttcatggTACAACACACGTATACGGTTAAAGTATTCCTTTCATGCGATTAGTgcgattattttttgtataatcTTGTTTCTGCATGACGACAATTTCATTCGCACCTGTGATATTCGTACCTAAACACGTGACTTTTAGAGTTAGAATTATTTAACTTTAAGTTTCATCATTGTTGTAATATTGTAACatgcacacacgcacacacacacacacacacacacacacacacacgcatattGTGATATCGGCTTTAAAATCCTGTAGAAGGAATAATTCGATTGATCGACCATTCAGTCGCcacattttataattaaatgtaaatattaagattatattatatcaaatCATATCGTCTTCCAATTTTATCGTATTACAACCgcaagtggaaaaaaaaataaattaaacttttattttctctaaaaatattatttctctacttatttatttaccatCCAAGTATCTTTTTTATAACATATACCCAATTTcctttgaatataaattgcCATTAGAAATTGATTAtagattataatttcaaaagtatatttataataaaagcgataattaaattcaattgacTAGTTAGTGATCTAAAAATCAGTCAATCAATCATTCGTATTTCactatttatgaaaaaaattccaacagTGCAGTTCACCTGcaatttcgaagaaaaatttattccccCCGAGGTTTTTAAAATAGTTAAGTGACTAGCCTAGGCTGACCATATTTTACAAAGAATCTTCGGCCGTTGCGAGGATTCTTTCACAATGTGGAACCGGTCGAAGAGTAGAAACGATAAAGAATAGAAGAAAACCTCGAGATCCTTTCAGCCCCTCGCTCGTATATTTGCTCAAGGTTTTTAGGTCCGAAGggtcttgaaaaatttcagcgtCAAAATCCACCGGCTAAAGTATAGTCCAGATTCCAGAGTCTGCCTCGTTTCTTCGCTTCTATCTATGATGAAACcatcggaaattttttcttattacgtgtaattttcgaaactttcaAACCTcggaaatatgaaaaatatatagaataACCAATCACTGCACTGGTTACGGGTTATTAATAGGCGTATGATTATTGTAATACACCGATCGATCATGAACCAAGTTTCaatgaattgtaaaaataaagtatGTAAATCGGTGCCAATTAACTCGTCCTTTCAAGGTTCGAGATAATTGCACTTGAGAGCTGAAATTATGCAGGGTGGAGAAAAACGCCGCTGCTACGGTGTCCGGGGGAAAAGGGAAAAGGGAAAAGGGAAAAGGGAAAACAAGCAAACTGTGTGCGGCCGACGGTGACCTTCGGACATGTGGATCCCATATGGGGATCTGGGAATGGTATGTGGGACAAGAGCACATGTGCTTTTacgcgggggggggggggggagcgaATGAAGAGGATTGAATGCGCGTGATTTGGGGGAGGGTGGACGGGGTTGagaggaagggaaaaaaatgcaGGAAGAATTGTGTACCCCAACTGGCAAAATAACGCAGGAGATACGTGACAATGGACAACTGGAAGCACTGGAAGAGTGTGGTTCGTAGATTATTGGTCATGCATTTGCCCGTATAATGCATTGAATGCTTTTGCAACCCCGAGCTGCTGCAGCATCCGTTTAAATGAAATAACACAGACTGCAGATCGTATTCTTTTAGGGAGTGAATATTCAAGGGGTGAATTTTCCGCCATGGGTTTTAATACAGTCGCTTAGCTTGTTATACAGACAATTGAAACGCGCAAAATCGCATAAAGTTATTCAACGTTAttctttattcaatttgaaaattgacaagtcataaaatatacatatcaCCTGATTCTTTCacgattaataattttacatcACCAAATTTCCAAcatacaattgaaaaaattcactcgtttcatcatttttcaaataaattatacgtatatctgtAAGATTTTCTTCTCGAAACGCgcttcaaaaaatcgtttctacTTTTAATATATATCTTAAAAACTTGGAAGACGTTTAGTCCAATTTGTCATgcgtttgaaattattttttacacgacGAATGCTTGACGAGAATTTTCCCGCGTTTTAAGGATCCGGGCGGAGGTACAAGGCGAAAGTTCTCGACTTATCCACCAGAGGGATGAAATCTAGAGCCTGAAAAATATGCAACCCCGATTGCACGCCTGCACGACGAAAAGTGCCTCAACTTCTGTCACGACTTTCTAATTCCCGCATGTTTTCGATACATAAAAGACAGGAGCCTAAGGAACccataatttattattacagcTACTATTAGTactattatgattattatcagTTCCgctagaaaattttatcagtaaGCACGATTTTTCGTTCtcgtttcttattttcaatgaattggATCACCGTTGAATTAATACGTACCGACAATCTGTGAATCcggaattaattaattcaacgtcgtgagaaaattgatgaaatttgtgATAAATTGCCTagggataaaaaatatcaacgaaatttcttttcatcgtATTTGAAGTTTATGTGCACTTTTTTAACTTCATGCTcgtttattgattttttatttgttttgtaACCGAGAGATATCGGGACAAGCTCGTTACTTTTTATCGAACCGTGTAAGTGGGAAGAGGAGGGCAGAGAGTCCGACGCAAGCTTGTATGACTTGTTCGAATTTTGTGTCACCCGCGGCCGATCGGCGAGGTGCGATGGATTAACGAATATATGCAAATGGGTACTCGCGATTTCGAAATCGAGCCCGGCATTTACTTATATCGAGTATTACATTCGTTACCACTGAAATTACCCGTTCAGCCAATTACCTCGAGATCGATCTGGTCTGTTAAAATGGAACGTGATCCGAATAAGTGACCAGCGAAATGTTAAAAGAGAAAGACTGACGtgtattgacaaaaaaaaaaaaagtcgacgCAAAATGCGGCGTAAAATGGATCTGACAacagctgattgtgagtgagaaaatttaaaatgacgTGGATGATGGACAGAGTTATCgatgttgaaatgaaatatgaaaCTTCGTAACCTCACCTGCACGGACTATTTAGATTATCAAAAAAACAGATTCGTGTGAAATTAACAAAGAATACGTTGTAAAAAAGAATCCACAAGCGATTGTTGGAAACGCTTCACAATCGTGCGACGGCAAATATCTGAATCagggtataaaaaattgcaggagatggtgaattttcatttaaataaaatacgcGTTTCAAAGATGTAATCGCTCCactatttttatattaacaataaaCTAAAAATGCTTTCagcattattaatttttcgaataattataCGTAACATGCAACATGTTTCTTTTCCAACTTATTGTTCAAATATTATCTTGAGCctaaaaatggtaaaaattttatatctgGGTAAATCAAATCCACCAACGAATGTTTCGATCCTACACAACGACGCGTGAAGAATATTTTCCTCTCCGTGAACTGTAAAAACAGGAAGTGAAccgtaccaattttcatttgttcacAGCCTCACgtcaagtgaaaataattcatatttCAGTTCGAATTCCGGCTTGTATCGCGCGTCGTTGTACCGGTGATTatatacaaaacaaaaacgtcaaaaaaaaataaataaataaataaaaaaccatCTTATGATACGCAGAGGTAAAACACGGATGTGTAGGCTGTAAGAACGCGCCGTGGAGCCGGTAGGTATGTATTTATTTCTCgacactctctctctctctttctctctgtcgTTTATTTTTCAGCGGTAGTCTGCGATGCCCTGCACGAGCCAGCCGACGCGAGGCCGTCGCGGCGACGACGTCGAACGTCGATCGCGCGCCGGTAGCGTCGAATCGCTACAACGACGTCCGTTCCCACGGCCCCGATCGCACTTGGGCGCGAGCGCGCGCGCCGCCGAGTACAAGAAAAAGAGATCGAacgcgagcgagcgagcgagagaACGAGGGGAAAAGATAAGTAGGTACAACAAAAAGAAACGCGCGCACACACTCGCCCGGCGAGAGCAGAGAGTGAGCGAGAGAAGTCGCTCGCATCCCCCGGGCGCAGCAACGCGCCCGATTACTTCTCTCTACGCACACTCGGACGCGAGCGACGCGCGTGGGCCAATACAAACCGGCGAGCGATCGGCATTCGCCTCGCGCGACTCCCGGTGTAGGTACGCGCAAAGCGGATTGCTGGCCTGCTCGCGCGTCCTGCTCGTGCCGAGCGCGCGCGCGGCGTGACCCTAGGCCGGTACAGTCGCCGTCAAAACCGGTGATCATCTCGTTCCacccttctcctcctcctcgatCGAGGAAGTGGCGATCTCGAGGGTCGAGATCGTGAATCGCGAATCGATCATGGGAACGCGAATTGATCGAGTGTTGTTTGAAACGATGAGAAATCGATACGAAACGGATGAAATTTGCGTAAAGCGTTGCGGCGAAGCGCTGGAATAGTCGCGCGATTGGCGATCGAGAAATCGCGGAGCGAGCGTTTGATATTACggaagaaataagaaattgtTAGAAATTGTTCTGTAGATACGAGATGGTGTTTCAAttcgtcaaaaatttttatcattttacaGCTTACCGAGTGATTTCCATTGGTTTTTATACAATGATTTCTTGACTGGGGGATTTCTAACGCTGGGTAATCATTAAACATCGCATGACAAGGTATGGAAATCAACAGAAATCACCTCAAAGTCAATatcaattaaatataattgtacGCTCAATTTCGAAGCGAATAGCTCCTTGGTCTTAAAATTAAGGATTCGAGGAGCCATTCGCTTGGAAATctgatgaataatttcaattcacttcAGTGATTCCTGTTGATTTTCATCTTGCCGCGTAATTATATTGACTTGTCAGTGAATCGCTTGATTTCCAATAGCTTCCAACGCTTGCtttgagtattttttaattagttGACGGCGATTTTCAACGGTTTTAGTTTACTTCAATCGATTTCTAATCTATCGGCAACTGTTAAACCAATGAATTCGTAAAGTGCAAATCCTTTTCTAGGGATTCTGTGTCTAAAATATGAATCAATTGcggtttgatttttcatttcggttAATAATCCGTCCGCATATCAATGACTCGCATTTAAAATAAtctcaaatttgaaaaattcttacaaaATATGAACGATCTAGCTAGAAACTGTCACCGTATTGTTACATCGTTACATGTGATCGATCGACATgcgtttgaaatgaaaaatcaagttaCTCGAAATAACAGCATATAAAAGAGAATGCAAGCGTAAACTTCGATGAACCGGTAAATTCAACGACTGAAATCACAGATCGACTTTCTCGAGCGATCGAAGGTCTGTGTATACATACGATATGAAGAACACCGATATGCTTATAAACGTACTCTTGTGTGCAGCAGCATAAGTCTGGTTCTTGCGGTCGCGTTTTGCGGGTACAGAATAATTCCGTTCCTTTCTACGTATATTTACAACGTGATATAcgtttgtattatttttcacataagCGGGAGTGCACTAAGGTAGGTATGCAGAGATAGGtggtacactgagagaaatttttagttccggttaccgttcagtccttaattattttcattttttacgacaatcgaaaaattagttccaggtagaaaatgaaaattagttttccagctgttaccgtaaagtctagtatccgtactgttctttctcattacgaacgctgttgctatattttcttgcaactgttgggaaaatttaacgcttgtgcaacgataaatcgacgttaaagccttgtttaactaaaaaagtagaacaaacctcagaaactgattttgcgttgcaattaccaaaaaaggatcgacgatagcgcaaaatggttaggcgtacctcgttttttctaattccaacaatattcaaacagtttttttaacgatacctgttttactcaacttttctagttactgtaacgaatgaaatttttgtactcATTGTACGTAAAAACGGATTATTGACACCGGTACCGGAAGTCGTTGGCAAGAACCTCGAACAATCAGCTACCAGCCGTAACCATAATATCCAGCAAACTCGTCAGGCGATCTGACGCACGCGTGAAGAGCTGACTGGTTCACCGTGTGTGTTTAAACGGCATGTGCAAATTCCAACGAAGTGTATAATACAACTGGTTGTAAGCACGGAGCAATTAACCCGCGTAATTGCAACAACAATCATTGGCCATGGACGACCATTCAGGcggaaagaagagaaaaagaaaaaacaacacgCGAAAGAACGTGCCTGGCTTTTACGCTCTTCTACTAACAGACTGTTGGGTGTCATGGAAGATGAGGAAGGACTCCTTGGTGAACATCGAGCTTACATAAATAGCCATGATTTGATGTAATTTACGATACGCTTCGTTATCTGCCTACTATTTACGTAAACGGTAACATCTCTTACTGTTAGTCatactttttatttccccAAGGAATGGAAAATacgttttacaattttcaccaACGTAGACAGGGTTCAATTGTCTTCGGTGCAGTTTAGAATAGGTCCAATATTGCACGAATTATGCTAATAACAatgatacatttttatacataaaattgaaaattacgtATCATCGGAAtgttactgtaacaaatgaaatttttcacagtgcaATTATACATCCAAACGCTACTTAAATACGTTCGAATCAACTTTCGACTTACAAATTCCaacaccaaaaaaaaaaaaagaaaaaaagtttcgtcgCGTTGCAATTTTGCACTCTCGCGATGattcaccccccccccccccccccccccccaaaaaagGTGTCACGGTCTTGCGTCACGAACTTAAGTCGCGAGTGGTTTACGTGCCTGTTGATAAAGGTTCgggaggtggaggtggaggaaGGTGCGAGACAAGATTTGTACAAACGTTTCCCTCGTGCCTCGAGGAGgtctcttctcctctctcttcgctctcttcatttttctactCGCGCGTGGGAACTCGAGACAGATGCAGGCGTCGCATCGAGTCCCGCGTGAGAATCTCGGGCAGATGGGTCCCTGCGGTCTTGACGCACCTCGGTCGACGTAGTACGTCTTCTTCCTTCCCCCCTCCCACCTTCGTCCTTCTTCTTCCCTTACGCTCCTTTCAGGCCATCGTCGATATTATAATGTTATGCGCGTGTCCCGAGCGTGCGAGAGCCGATGCGAGGAACGTGGGCAGAACGTGTCAcgcatttttttctccctcctATATATTCATCTTTCTCCTCATCTCCTTTTCTCgtcttcttatttttgtttgattcAGCCTCGGCACTCCTCGGCATAATGGAtcgtgcgtgcgtgtgttcACGGTAAGGGTATAAGGTATACCTTCCCTCCCTTCGATTACACATTAACCCTCAATTTTCTGCATCATATTCTATAGCTTCCGGCTTACTTTCCCCGCTTTTGCATTTTAAAACTTGGTCAGCCCGAGGAAAGATCAAAAGTCGTATCTTGTTTCTTACGGTTTGGTTTTAACGATTTTATACATACTCTTCCAAACAACGTCAATGATTTTAATTGCCTTTATCGAAAACCTGTTTACGCGTCACACGTTTCATTCTGCAAGAATGTATGACGGAAGAATAGAAATTGGAGATCGATTCGCAACGCGTGATGATCGACTGTTAAATCATGCAACTTTGTTCACGATTGCGGATATTTTTCAGGCTAATTTTCAACTGACAAATGCTTTGATCGTGTAGAAGGATtgcattttttaataataattttcacatcaaatttcatcacttttatcatcttcgctgcattttcttcACCTTGTATTCTGTGTTTACAAATTGAAGCATAGAATCTTATACGTGAGATTACTCTAATTATTCAAAAAGAACATTCAACTTCCGTTgcataatttcaaaattacagtTAGAATTCAAGAATACATATATCGGTCCGATTAACCAATTAACCgtgaattttcatcattttatttctccaGTTGCaatcgattgatcgaaatCGTTTCCCCGAAATTTCGATATTCATCCACGTATCGGTGAACAAATTAACCAATTATAACCACAGAAATTTACCCACACGCTTCAAAATTCAAGCCGaaaattctcgaaattttcgtttctaaTCACGATCGATTATACAACGTGTAACAACCGTGACGTATAAGCCTAGATccaaatataggtatataataatgcGGCCCGACATTGACTTGTAATTATAACAGTTTCCGATTACATCGCATCTAGATAGACAAATGATTAATGACTCTGTCCGTATACGTAACTAGTAAGTGACTTGTGATGTCAGGCTTCTTAATATACGTGAAGTACACGCTGACTCGGGCATATAATTTCTAATTCATCGGATCCCGAAGGGATTCGATCTTAGTACGTGgaatgaaagtttttttttctcatcatcaTTCCCACACCTTCAGCGATATTTTATACTTAAGTTTTCTCTTTCAACGAGGTCGAGTGTAAAGTTACGATAAACAGCATTGCGACTTTGATTTGCGTCCAACTTTT
Proteins encoded in this region:
- the LOC124310069 gene encoding enhancer of split malpha protein-like — protein: MAATTINSHVFECDNELNDNLYNIKLSTSNKQTSSARRVKKILKPLLRLLKKSGGGKKSAKSLKGQQRAQPQVEVFTEEVDNQNNANEALEQRLLAGLEEAEEGAAITVCLDGQMTVVPVVPGQCYVPVHFAHTHAGDFYWTTISLADSDLCYKERAFSQNQQPEMQVA